One window of Streptomyces sp. SUK 48 genomic DNA carries:
- a CDS encoding precorrin-8X methylmutase — MTRTTTESSEKTTVTTHVYEKDGAAIYRQSFATIRAEADLAGLPADVSQVAVRMIHACGMVDLVEDLAYTPAVVARAREALRAGAPILCDVQMVASGVTRKRLPAGNDVLCTLSDPAVPELAQKMGTTRSAAALELWRDRLEGAVVAVGNAPTALFRLLEMIEEGAPRPTAVIGVPVGFVGAAESKDALAAHPSGLEYLVVRGRRGGSAIAAAALNAIASEEE, encoded by the coding sequence ATGACCCGCACGACGACCGAAAGCAGTGAGAAGACCACCGTGACCACCCACGTCTACGAGAAGGACGGTGCGGCCATCTACCGCCAGTCCTTCGCCACCATCCGCGCTGAGGCGGATCTCGCGGGTCTGCCCGCCGATGTCAGCCAGGTCGCGGTACGCATGATCCACGCCTGCGGAATGGTCGACCTGGTCGAGGATCTGGCCTACACGCCCGCGGTGGTGGCCCGGGCCCGCGAAGCCCTGCGTGCCGGCGCCCCGATCCTGTGCGACGTGCAGATGGTGGCCAGCGGCGTGACCCGCAAGCGGCTGCCCGCCGGGAACGACGTCCTGTGCACTCTGTCCGACCCAGCCGTCCCGGAGCTGGCGCAGAAGATGGGCACCACGCGCAGCGCCGCGGCGCTGGAGCTGTGGCGGGACCGGTTGGAGGGCGCGGTCGTCGCCGTCGGCAACGCACCTACCGCCCTCTTCCGCCTCCTGGAGATGATCGAGGAGGGCGCGCCCCGGCCCACCGCCGTCATCGGCGTCCCGGTCGGCTTCGTCGGCGCGGCCGAGTCCAAGGACGCCCTGGCCGCGCACCCCTCCGGCCTGGAGTACCTGGTGGTCCGCGGCCGCCGCGGCGGCAGCGCCATCGCGGCCGCCGCACTCAACGCGATCGCGAGCGAGGAAGAGTGA
- the cobG gene encoding precorrin-3B synthase, whose translation MPTAALPSTPQATPATRERGDACPGALRLHTADDGALARIRLPGGVLTLGQAEALGRAARRLGDGDLHLTSRGNVQLRGLAAGCGGELAEALDAAGLLPSREHERVRNVVASPLSGLDGAGLQDVRPWLAALDAALCASDAARGLSGRFLFALDDGRGDVAGLGADVTVRAVGDDAAWLTPGSVRVAAADAPLAAVAAAETFLEAAQSHGVRTWRVSDLPMPAGELDSLIRDRLTAAGIAHEGGPEPVGSADGPPPGAVGAALSVHVPLGRLTARQWEELTLVAGVELRLTPWRGVVVPHEGTTARSAEALARLGAAGLVTDPASPWLRVGACIGRPGCGKAHADVRADAARTLEATGRPALPLYWSGCERRCGHPSGAHIDVLATPDGGYRLSAAAPAGSGRTVSAADPSRIPAALAAITS comes from the coding sequence ATGCCCACGGCAGCCCTTCCTTCAACACCCCAGGCCACACCGGCCACACGGGAGCGCGGTGACGCCTGCCCCGGAGCGCTGCGCCTGCACACGGCGGACGACGGGGCCCTTGCCCGTATCCGGCTCCCCGGCGGAGTTCTGACGCTCGGACAGGCCGAAGCGCTCGGCCGCGCCGCCCGGCGACTAGGTGACGGCGACCTGCACCTGACGTCGCGTGGCAACGTGCAGCTGCGCGGCTTGGCCGCCGGGTGCGGCGGGGAGTTGGCGGAGGCGCTGGACGCGGCCGGCCTGCTTCCCTCGCGGGAGCACGAGCGGGTGCGCAACGTCGTCGCCTCGCCCCTTTCCGGCCTGGACGGCGCAGGCTTGCAGGACGTACGGCCCTGGCTGGCAGCCCTGGACGCCGCGTTGTGCGCCAGCGATGCCGCCAGGGGGCTGTCGGGGCGGTTCTTGTTCGCTCTGGACGACGGGCGCGGTGACGTGGCGGGCCTCGGCGCCGACGTCACGGTGCGCGCGGTCGGGGACGACGCGGCGTGGCTCACCCCCGGGTCGGTCCGGGTGGCCGCCGCTGATGCGCCGCTCGCGGCAGTGGCGGCCGCCGAGACCTTCCTGGAGGCCGCACAGTCGCACGGCGTGCGCACCTGGAGGGTGTCCGACCTCCCGATGCCGGCAGGCGAGTTGGACAGTCTGATCCGCGATCGGCTGACAGCCGCGGGCATCGCACACGAAGGCGGTCCCGAGCCGGTCGGTTCGGCCGACGGGCCGCCCCCGGGAGCCGTCGGCGCAGCCCTGTCCGTGCACGTCCCGCTGGGGCGGCTTACGGCCCGCCAGTGGGAGGAGTTGACGCTGGTCGCCGGCGTCGAGCTGCGGCTGACTCCATGGCGTGGGGTCGTCGTCCCGCACGAAGGCACCACCGCGCGGTCCGCCGAGGCGCTCGCACGTCTCGGTGCGGCCGGCCTGGTGACCGATCCCGCGTCCCCCTGGCTGCGTGTGGGCGCTTGCATCGGCCGCCCCGGATGCGGGAAGGCGCACGCCGACGTCCGGGCGGACGCGGCGCGGACGCTCGAAGCGACGGGCCGCCCAGCCCTCCCCCTGTACTGGTCCGGGTGTGAACGGCGCTGCGGGCACCCGAGTGGTGCCCACATCGATGTGCTCGCGACACCGGACGGCGGGTACCGCCTGTCGGCCGCCGCGCCAGCCGGGAGCGGGCGCACCGTGTCCGCAGCAGATCCTTCCCGGATACCCGCCGCCCTGGCGGCGATCACCTCATGA